The Opitutaceae bacterium nucleotide sequence TCCGGACCTCAACAACGTCACCGTGAACGGGGCGACCGTCGCCAATCCCGGCGTCGACGGCCGGGCCGGACGCGCCATGCCCCTGGATGTCATCGGATCGGCTCAGATTTCCCAGCTCGAGGTGATCAAGACCAACACGCCTGACATGGACGCACAGGGCCTGGGGGGAACGGTCGAAATCAAGACAGTGAGCGCCTTCGACCGGGAAAAGGGATGGTTCACCGGGTCACTGGAAGGTGCCTACAACGAGCAGCCCGATCGTTACGGCTACAGCGGACAGGTCCAATGGGCGGACCGGATCGGAGCCGACAAGAAGTGGGGCATTGCCATCGGGGCGTCCTACGAATTCCGACCCTTCAAGAACGACTCCATCATGCTTCGCTGGGACAGGGACGACTTCCTCACCGACTACAACAACGACGGTGTCTTCGAGGGTGAAGCCGAGGACTACCCCTATGCGGTCGACCTTTCGATCGATCCCGAGGAGGGAGAACGCACACGGGTTGGACTCAATACGCGGATCGAATTCCGTCCAGACGAGAACACGGAGTTTTACCTCAACGGCATTTGGAATCAGTTTTCGGAAAAGGTGGACAAGCTCGAGGTCGTCCTTGGCGGCGACAGGCTCGATTACGATGAGGATCAGGACTACCTGACCGACGGTGGCTCCCGGGATGACCGGCTGGAACCTTTCCTGACTTCCCCCACCACGCTATGGTTCCCCTCCACGGATGCCATTGACCAGCGCATCGGCCTCGAAGATCGGGAACAGACCCTGATCAATCTGACCCTGGGCGGCAGGAAGAGATGGAACAGCTTCACCCTGTCCGGCGAACTCACCTACAGCAATGCCAAGGAGAATCTGAAGCAGGAAGGACAGATCCAATTCCGCGGCCGCTCCGGAAATGACGCCAGCATGGTCATGCGCGACGGAGATGCGGTGATCAACGATTTCAATGGAACGGCGCTTCCATTCTTCCTCGATCCCGAAGGAGACGGCCTGCGCTATGACGAAGACAACCAGCGCCTCGCCGAAATCGACGGACCGACGGGCGGTGACCCCGTCCCGGTTCTCTTCGACATGTCCGGCGAACTGCCCAATCTGACCCTTCCGCGTCAGGTGGCCGTCGATGGCTCGCGCTGGGCTCACCGTCGGAACCGCATCGACTCCTCGCTGGTTGAGGAGAATACCTATATCCCGAGAGTCGACCTGCAGTGGGATACCGACAGTTTCCTGGGAACCGAAAACTCCGGTTTTCTCAAGGGAGGCATCAAGTATTTCAGCCGGAACCGGACAATTGATGATAATTCCTTCCGTCCCAATTTCTGCGATGAGTCGGTGGATCTGCAGGAATGCCTCGATCGAGGGGACATCCTCTTCCGGAGAGGCAACCCCATCCGGCCATCAGCCGCGGCGTTCCCGGGCCTGGTTGTGCCCGGTCAGGAGGTTCTGGGGCAGTACAACTCGGTTTCTCAGCTCTCGTTTGAGCCCGCCTGGGACAGTTCGATGGGCGGCTTCGACCCAAGGAACAACAACACCCTTTACCCCTGGGCCTTTGATTCGGTGGAGAGTTCCGAAAACAACATTGAGGATGATTACGATCTCGATGAAAAGATCACGGCCCTCTACCTGATGTTCTCCACTGATCTCGGAGAAAAGTTCACCCTGATTGGTGGTGTCCGCTACGAAAAGACGGACGTGGATATCGCGGCCAATACCTGGATCCGTTTCGATGACTTCGGCGAAGATATCGAGCCCCCGTGTGCCAATTATGATCCCAATGCGGACTCGAATTTCTGTCTGGAGTCTTCGGAATCGAACTTTGATTACACGGACTTCTTCCCGAGTATTCAGGGGATCTACCGGTTCAACAATAACCTGCAGCTCCGCGCCGCCTTCACCACGACAACCGGTCGTCCAAACTTCGAGGACGCCGCGCCCATCACCCGCATGGAAACCGAACTCGCGGAAGCCCGGCAGTATGACGATGAAGGTGCGCTTGTGGAGGTGGGTGAGATCGAGGCTCGGGCCCGCATACGCAACCCTGAACTCCAGCCCTATTACTCGAAGAATTTCGACGTATCCATCGAGTATTTCACCGATTGGGGCGGCGCTTTTTCCGTGGCTGCGTTCTACAAGGACATCGCGGATCCAATCTTCTCGTTTTCCACGGATGATCGCTACGACACCGAGTTGGACATCAGCAATCCGGATTTTGCCAACAACTTCACGGTGGCGGATGCCGTCGCGGTGGTCGAGGACTCCTGCAACTGCGATGTGAGCAGCAGTTTTCTGCCCCAGGACGACGCGGTGGCGCGCCTGAGGATGGAAGGCTGGGACAATGCGGAGGGCGGCAAGGTCTCCGGCATCGAGCTCTCGGCCGGAATGCCGCTCTTCTTCCTGCCGGACTTCCTCGACGGATTGGGGGTCGACGCCAACGTGTCCTTCATCGACTCGGAAATCGATATCCTGGAACGACAGGATGATGAGGAGAAGACACCGTTCTTCCAGCAGCCCTCGACCATTGCGAATGTGGCCCTCTGGTACCAGAGGAGCGGATGGCAGGCCCGTATCGCGTGGCGCTACCAGGACGAGAGCTTCAACGAAGTCAGCGATCCCAATGACAACTTCGGCGACCTCTACAAGGCGCCCCGCAGCCAGTTCGACGCGCAGGCCAGCTACCGTTTCAACGAGAACTGGACCGCTTACGTCAATGTGAAGAACCTCACCAACGAGAGAGATGTCCGTTGGTTTGGCAATACCTCCAGCCGAATAAACAAGGTTGAGGAATTCGGCCGGACCTGGCGCCTGGGCGTGCGCTGGAACTACTAGCCTGACGACCGGGTCTCACTGTTTGCCCAATGGCCCTTCCCGTTTGTTCGGGAAGGGCCTTTTTTCGCCGCGAAAGATGCAGGCGCCCGGACACGAACAGACGTTGGGATCAAGGTGCGGAGCCTCTCCCGCCTTTTGTCTGCGTTTCGGGTACCTCGCCCCCGACCTTGACCCTCGACTCTATCGATTTATGGGTAGGTCCTGACCATGGCTACGCTTCGTTTCATCCGGAAGGCCGCCGTTATCGGCTTCACTTTGCTCTTGTCGATCGGGTTCTCCGAATCAACTCCTTCCGACACGCAGTCGGCCATCGAGACCCTTGATTCCAACACGATCGAAGATTTCGACTTCGGCATTCCAACCGTCCACAGTCTTGGCAGCGCTGATGCCCCCCTGGTCCTGATCGAGTTCTCTGATTACCATTGTGCGCATTGTTCCCTGTTTCACGAAATGGTTTTTCCCAATGTCCTGAGCCAGTACATCGACACCGGAAAGGTCTTTTACGTGGCCCTGCACTTTCCCAGCAAGAAATACCCCATCGCGTCAACGGCGGCCGAAGCGGCCTATTGCGCCGGCGAGCAGGGACGGTTTTGGGAGATGCGTGAGCTCCTCTTTGCGAACAGTCTCTTCCTGAGTGAGGACGAGATCACCGAAATCGCGAGGGGTCTCGCCATCCACATGGGGGACTATGAGGATTGCATGCGCTCCGGTGCCTATCGAGAGCTTGTGGCAGCGGAGAAACGCTGCGGCCAGAACTCGGGCGTGACCGTCACCCCCAGTTTCATCCTCGCTCAGAAGCAGGGGCAACATGCGGACAACGGGCGGGTGATCAAAGGACTGCTCAAATGGTCCAAATTCGAAGCGGAGATCCTGGAAATGCTGAAAATCGCGGACGAGAATCCTTGAACCGCACGGACATGACGTCGTTGCCCAAAGGCACCTCTCCCGGTTTCCTCGCTCGAAGAAGCGTCCAGCTCGCCATCATCCTCGCGGTTGGAGTCGCGCTTGGCCTGATCTTCAACGCCCTGAACCCCGACGGGATTCCCCTGGTCAAGCAAAGGCCCGTCCTGCACCAGCCATGAACTGCAAGGTCGTGTTCCTACTACGGTGTCTGCTCGGAGGAATTTTCATCTGGGCCGGTCTGGTCAAGGTGGGAGGGCCGATGGACTTCCTGGTTTCAATCTATGGCTATGACCTGGGCCTGCCGGAAACACCGGTCCGAATTACCGTGGTCGTTCTGCCCTGGATTGAGATCCTTTCGGGAATCGCCATTGTTACGGGGATCTGGCAGCAGGCAGGCCTGATCCTGTCGGCGCTGATGCTGGCCGCTTTCCTGGCCTTCACCGGCCAGGCCTGGCTGAGAGGACTCGATATATCCTGTGGCTGCTTCGGGAGTTTGCTCGAGGAAGAATCCATTCTGGGAAGTGTGCAGTTCGCCTTTCTCAGGAATCTCGTGCTCATGGCCATCACCGTGACCCTTCTGGTCCGGGGACGCGGCCAGCGCTGAAGGGAGGCCCTCTCTTCCGATCCCGGTGCCCGGGTTGCCTGGAGCCGACCGGTTCCTATTCGAAGTGGAGCGTGACCCTTGAAAGAACAGGCGATGGTCCGGCATTCGGGCTCAGGAGCCTCGCCCGGTACTGAATCCAACCGCCTTCCAGTGGATTGTCGATCGGACCGGGTTCGGTCCACCAGGTATAGGCTCCGTCAGGACCCATCCACGGAGAGGTCGCCAGTCCCGCTTCGGAGGTTGCGGTTCGTATCTGAAACTGCACGCCTGTGCCGAAAGGCGACTCCGCCTCCCAGTCGATCGAGGATGGCTTTTCCCGATCGGGCAGGTGATGACCTGAAGAGATATAGTCTTCATAAAACCCGCGGTCGTAGCTGTTGCCCGGATCGCGCAGGTTGAGTCCTGAGGGACCGCGACTGGGAATGTCGAAGCGGCGATCATCCGAATAGCCATTCGGTCCACCCCAGAATAGCATCGAATCCGTGCTGTGCCGGTGTGGTTCGGCCACGAGGGTGGAACCGGACCGACGGTGGTTGGCGAAGAAGAGATCGAGCCATCCATCGCGGTCAAAATCCAGGGCAACCGAACCGGAGGATCCATAGCTGAGCAGCTCGGTTCGTGGTCGGGTGGAGAAGCCGTCCTGATTTCCCCAGTAGATCAACGAGGGTCGATTGCCGGAGACCTCGCCCCCATAGGCCATCAGGACGAGGTCGAGCCACCCGTCGCGATCGAGGTCTGCGATCGTGTTCTGGTAGGCCACATAGGAGGCTACCGTCGCCCGGCGGTCGTTGCTGAAGCCTTCAGCCCCGCCATAATAGATGAAGGAGGAGGTCTCCGTGCCGTCGGCCGGACCGCGTTGCGGGAGGAGAAGATCGAGCCAGCCATCGCGGTTGAGATCGGCCGCCTGGATGTACATGAGTTGATCGGGGCGACCGAGTTCGAAGGTCCGGTGCCGGCCGGTGTCGAACCCCTCCGCTGAACCGTACCAGATGGAGAAAGTGCCGTTCTCCTCCTGCGCGGCAACGTCGAGCCAACCATCCTTGTCGAGGTCGGCCAGCAACGGTCCCCGAGTCTTTTCCTTCCGGGAGGGGATGATGGATCGGTTTTCGCGGCGAAAGCCATCAGCGGATCCCCAATGGATCGGTATCCCATTGGTCTCGGGGTATTCAGGGTCAAAGGTGGTTCCGCCGGTCAGCATGTCGAGGAAGCCATCCTTGTTGATATCAGCGATGCGAACACCACCATAGGATGATTCCGAGGTGATCTCACTGGTCCGTTGAAAACCACGGTCACTGCCCCAGTGCACGGTGATGCCGCTCTGCTCGTGCGCGACGCCCTGGATGAAATTTTCGCGGGTGAGGATGAGGTCGACATATCCGTCGTCATCGAGATCCGCCTGGCCGATGCCGAATATCTGGTGGGTGGGAAAAGAGACCGCCGGCCTGGCGGCGAAGGAGCGGGTGCCGTCGCCCCAGTAAAGATCGGTCTGGGAAGCCCCGTCGCGAAAACCGCCCTCATCGTTGAAGAAGACGACATCTGGTGCGCCGTCATTGTTCAGGTCGCCGACGGTGTTGGCCACTGAGCCGGCAGTGGGCAGTTGCGAGTGATTGCCGAAGCGGAAGCGGCCCTCCTCATTCCAGTAGATGTAGGAAAAGATGCTGCGCTGATTGGTGACATTGGCGTTGCTGAAAACCAGTTCGGGATAGCCATCCTCGTTCAGGTCGCGAGCGCTGACCCAGCTGGCCCCCAGGGTCGGCAGTCTGAGGACGTCGTTGTGGCTGAGGCGGCCGAGTGTCGAGTAGAAGACGAGGGAATCCGTCCAGGTGGCACCGCCCTCGCTCTGGTAGTTGGCCACAATCAGATCGTCGTTCCGTCCCGGTCCACATCCGCGGCACAGAGCCTGCGGGGCATTTGCACAGCGAGTTCAAGGGAATCGTCCCTGGAAAACCGACCATCGCGGGCATACAGGATGGTCACTGTCTCCGGCCTGCCGATCGCGAGATCCCGAGCGCCGTCGGCATCGAAATCACCGAGGGCGAGGACATCGCCGGCCATCTCGAGATGTGCCTTTGCCACGCCCGTGGCAAAGGCGCCGTCAACCGATCTCAGCAGATGGATTCTTTCCGAGGTCTGGACGATCAGGTCGTCCTTTTCGTCGCCATCGAGATCGGCGGTGAGAACGAAGCGGGCAGGTTCGCCATCGAGCGGCAGTGTCAGACGATGGGCCGGATCGAAGCCCTCGGGGGAATTCCAATAGATCAGGCTGACTTTTCCCTTGGAGTCTCCCTTCGGATCCATCCATTCGCAGGCGATGGCAAGATCCGCCCAGCCGTCACCGTTGAAGTCGCCGGAAGTGATCATCCGGCCGGAAAAGGCGGGGAGGGCGGTTCGCTGGTGGGCTGAAAAACCGGTTGGCGTGCCCCAATAGATCCAGGAACTGACTTCCTTGACGTGGCTGTCGGCAGCGTTGGACACGATCAGGTCGTTCAGTCCATCCTTGTTCAAGTCGGCCACCAGGCCCGAACTGGACCCGCCTCCCGGCAGTTCGATGCGGGTGCGGGCGTCGACTTCACCGTGCCGATTGATATAGAGATAGGTGTTTTCCTTTTCTGTCTGGGAGTGACCGGATGGCACAACCAGATCGACGAAGCCATCCTGGTTCAAATCCCAGCGGCTGATCATCTGGATCCGGCCCCGGGCGGAGACATACAGGTTGCTGCCGCCGTCGAGAAACGTGCCATCACTGAAGCCTTCAAAAGTTTCCTCGGTCCAGGTGGAGGCCGCCCGGATCTCCGGTGTCAGGTTGAGCAGGCAGAGGGAGAGCGCAAAGAGTCCTGCTTCGAAGGGTCGACGGCAGAAGGGACGATTGGACGGACGGTAGGTCCTATGGTCGTTTTCGGGGCAGGAATTTTTCATGGGGCGGGATGGACCGGAAAGAGAAGGGGCGGCCTGTCGGCGGGCACTGGGGATGCGCGTGATGGGTGCCCATTTAGCACTCGACAGGGTTTACTGAGAATGTACTGATATGATGAGTTGAGTCGCAATGGCAAACCCGTTTTCCAATTCCCGGCCGTCATCCGATGCCTCTCCAATCCAGGCAGCCAGGCCTCGGGGAATCGTGACTGCGTTGATCACTCCGATGACGGCAGACCACGGTCTGGACAGACCTGCCCTTGAAGGTCTGCTCGAACGACAGATTCAATCCGGTGTCCACGGTATCTTCGTGCTGGGATCGGTGGGCGAAGGTCCCCTTCTGACGGAAACCATGTCGGCCGAGGTGGCCCGCTGCACAACCGAGGTGATTGGCGGGCGTTGCCCGGTCCTCGGGGGCGCCATCGACAATTCGGTGGAGCGGTGCCTGCGACGGTTGGATGCCCTGGCTGAAGCGGGAGTGGATATCGGGGTGCTGACCCTGCCCTGCTACGGCTGGCCTCACCGGGTGGCGGAGAGTGTCTCGTTCTTCAGCGACGTGGCGAAGCGCTCACCATTGCCCATCATGGCTTACGACCTGCCCAAAGTGGTCGGGTGGCGGATGCCCATCGAACTGATCGAAGCTCTCTTCGAGATCAGGAACCTGATCGGACTGAAGTGCACCCACGCAGACGCTCCTGCGATGCTGGAGGCGTGTTCATCGCCCAGGAGACCGGCCGGCTTTGCGTTCCTTCCCGGGAATTCAGCGCTGGTTCTGCCCATGCTCCAGGCGGGGGCCGACGGTCTGGTCTGCACTCCGTCAAACGTTTTTCCGGAGCCCTTTGTGGAGCTCTACCGGGCCTTCGAAGAGCAGCGGCTGGATGCGGCCCAGGCGATCGCGGATCATGTCCTGCCCGGATTGGTGGAACTCTTGGGTATTCTGCCCAATGGAGCGGGCAGCATCAAGGCGGTGCTGGAGGTTCAGGGGCTCGCCTGGAGGTACACCGCCCCTCCGTGGCCGCAGGCTTCCGGGAAGGAGATGGAGGTGGCGAAGAAGATTCTCGAAAAGATCAACCGTTCACTGAAAATCGGCGAGGGATTGCCAGTGGAATGAGACGGGGGGCGCCTCCTGGAGAGTTTCCTGACCCGCGCCCCCGGATCCCAGCTTAAGTTTTCAACCCAGCCTCAGGAAAGCAGACACATGCATGACTTGAACACCAATCCGCGCCGGGCGATTCTTACCGCCCTGCTTTTGAGTCTGTTGCCGTTGACCTTGAAGGCGGCGGCTCCCTACTTTGCCACAGGGGCGCGAGTAGGCGAGGTTTCCCAGGATTCCGCCATCATCTGGAGCCGGCTGACCGCCGAGAAGGACCGGCGGTGGGATGGCGTGGTTCCGATGCCCCTGATGAGCCCCACACGGGTCATTTCTGAATCGCCGGATATCCCGGCCTCCGAATGGGAAGGCGCCGTGCCGGGCATCGCCGGGGAGATCCGGGTGGCGTTTTCGGTGAACCCCGTTTGCGGCGAAGAGGCTCAGCGTACTGATTGGGTGAAGGTCGATGAAGGCACCGACTTTTCCCACAGCTTTCACCTGCGCGGATTGCAGAGTGGAACGCGCTATTATTATGTGATCGAAGGTCGTTTGACCGTGGATGCCCCGGTTTCCCGGAGTGAGGTGGGGACTTTCGGGACAGCGCCCGATCCGGATGAATGGGAGGATGTCTGGTTCTCGGTCATGACCTGCCAGCTCTACTACCAGCGCGACGATCGCAACGGGTTTCGTCTTTACCGCTCATTGGCCCACCTGAGCCCGATCTTTCTCGATTACCCCGACTTCATGGTGCGGACCGGCGACAACGTTTATTACGACAGGGATAATCCGCGGGGCAGCACCGTCGATCTCTGCCGCTTGCATTGGCAGCGGATGTTCTCCCTGCCCCTGTTGCTGGACTTCCTGCGCCAGGTACCAAGTTATTGGCAGAAGGACGACCACGACGCTTTCTTTGATGATTCCTATCCGGGATTGAAGGCCCCGTGGATCGAGCCGTTGACCTATGAGGACGGGGCACGTATCTTTCGGGAACAGACGCCGGTCGGGGACGATCTTTACCGAACCTACCGATGGGGCAGGGGTATCCAGATCTGGCTGACGGAAAACCGTGATTTTCGAACGCCGGACACCATGCCTGACGGGCCGGACAAGACGATCTGGGGACGGGAACAGAAGGAATGGCTGAAGCGGACGCTTCTCGAGAGCGATGCCCCCTTCAAGATCATTGTCAGTCCGACTGCGCTGGTCGGTCCCGACAACCGCGACCAGGCCGACAATCACGCCAACGAAGCCTTCCGACGCGAGGGCGACGAGTTTCGCCAGTGGGCGTACGCCAATGGCCTGACGAAGAATCTGTTCATCCTGGCCGGCGACCGTCACTGGCAGTACGCCTCGACGGATCCCAAGACGGGTCTGCGCGAGTTTGCCTGCGGTCCGGCTTCCGATGAGATGGTTCTCAACGGCCCGGGATACGACTCCAATTATCACTCTTTCTACCGATCGGGCGGCGGCTTCATCACGGTCAGCTTCCGTAAAGGAACCAAGAAGGTATTGGCGAATCCGCAGCGGGTGGTGGTCGAGGATGGCGCCCCGATCCTGACCATCCGGATCCATGATGTGGACGGCAAGGTGGTCCATGAGGTTCGCGAGGTCGCGACTCTCTAGAAGAGGTTCGCCAACCAGAAAAAACACATGATCAGTCGCCGACAGTTCTTACAGGGATCCGGTTTGCTGGCCGCTGGCGCGCTCGCCGGGCCGATCCGCGCAGCCGGTTCCGTCCTGGCCGCTCCATCCGGCAAGGTCGGTTCGATGAAGATCGCCTCTGTCAAGACGGCGGCCATCGACATCAAGTACAAGACGCACCTGGTCAAGGTGACGACCGACTCCGGTCTGTTCGGAATCGGCGAGGCCTATCCCAAGGCCGAAGTCGCCGATGACATCGCGCTGATGGGCCGGAAGATTATCGGCGAGGATCCGCTCAATGTGGAATCGCTCGTCTTCAGTCTGACCCAGCAGTTCTGGTCACGGGGGTCGCGGACCGGTTCGCTCTGCGGCGCCATCGCGGGCATTGAGACTGCCCTTTATGACCTGGCCGGCAAGATTCTGGGCATTCCGGTCTATGTCTTGCTCGGAGGCACCTACCACGACAGGATTCTGCTCTACAACGACGCAGATTCGCCTGACAGCAAGACCTTCGATGCCCAGGCCTGGGCGGCGACCGCCCTCGCCTCAAAGGAGGCGGGATTCCGGGCGGTCAAACACAGCCTGCCGAAGTACGACAGCTCCATCAACGGCACCATCACGCCGGGCACCCTGCGCAAGTGGGTCCGTATTCTTGAGGCGACGGTGGACGCATTGGGAGACGATACCCGGATTGGCGTCGACCTTCACTGGAAGTATCAGTCGGTTGATGTCCTGCGTTTCACGCATATGATCCGCGACTTGAATATCTGGTTTCTCGAGGATCCCATTCAGCCTGAGGATATCGAGGGACACCGTCGGATCAAGGAGAAGAGCGTGGTCCCGATCCTTACCGGGGAAAACCTCTACCACCGCCAGGGGTTCAGGCAGTTGATTGAGACGCAGGCCTGCGACATGGTGCACATAGACGCGCAGAAGTCGGGTGGTCTGTTGGAGATGAAGAAGATCGCAGACTGGGCCGACCTCTATTCCATGCCCATGATCTGTCACAACGGTGCGACTCCGGTCGGAACAATCGCATCGGCCCATGCCTGCAGGGCCATCAAGTCATTCGTGGCTTTGGAGGCGGATACGGCCGAGGGCGACAAGGCTCACTGGCCGGACCTGATCCACCATGAAGGCCCGCTCTTCAGGGACGGCTACCTCGAGGTTTCCGACCGACCCGGTCTCGGGATCGAATTGAATGAGGACGTCTGCCGCGAACACCTGGCGGACGATCGTGGTTTCTTCGAATAGACGTGGGTTCTCCCGGGGCGATCGCCATCCCCGTTCCCGCGTGAGATGGCCGGGACGAGCTAAAGGCCTATTCGAAAGTAATGCTGACTTCCGTGAGGTAGGGGGTCGGACCGGCATTGGGCGTCCTGAGACGGGCGCGGTATTGGATCCATCTTCCTTTCAGTTCCGGCAGGGCGGACGGGTTCTGGGTGAACCAGCTGCCTCGTCCCGAGGCACCGAACCAGGGGACTCGCTCGAGATCTTCCCGAGTGTCGGCGAGTCGGATCTGGAACACCACGGATGTGTTGTGGGGTGTATCTGCGTTCCAGGCAATCGTCGCGGGTTGCTCGCCGTCGGGAACCGGAAAAGCGGAGGATAGATAGTCCTCATACAACCCCCGGTCATAGCTGTTTCCCGGATCCCGGAGATTGAGTCCGCTGACCCCGACCGCCTCCACTTCCCAGCGCCGGTCGGCCCGGAATCCGTCTGCACCTCCCCAATAGAGCATGGCCGGAATGGTGTGCCGGTCCGGAATCGGTTCATCGAGGGATCCGGCTTTTCGATGATTCGAAACGAGCAGGTCGATCCAGCCATCGCCGTCGTAGTCGACCGCCTCGCTCCCGGATGCGCCGTAGGTCTCGACCTGCAGCGGCTCCCTGGTCCTGAAGCCGGCCGGGCTGCCCCAGTAAACCAGTGACGGTTGATTGCCTTTCACGGTTGCCGCGTAGCTGGACAGGAAGAGATCGAGCCAGCCGTCCTGGTCGAAGTCGGCGATGCTGTTGTCGTAGGGCGTGGTGGACGGCAGGAGCTCGCGCCGGTCGTTGGAGAATCCTTCCGCTCCGCCATAGTAGACATAGGAATTGATTTCGGCTCCATGCCGGGGACCCCGATGGGGAAGAAGCAGGTCGATCCAGCCGTCGCCGTTGAGATCGGCTCCCTTGATGTACATGAGCTGTTCATCATCGGCAAAGCGGAGGGTGGTCTCGCGGTCGGCCGAGAAACCGTTTTCGTCACCCCACCAGGTCGTGAATGTTCCCCATGCCAGTTGCCCGGTGATATCCAGCCACCCGTCTTTGTTCAGGTCCATCAGGAGGGGCCCCCGGATTTTCTCCTGGTCAAAGGGAATGATCGATCGACGGTCGTGCCGGTATCCCTCGCGAGATCCCCAGAAGATGGGGATGCCGTGGACACCGGGTGAAGATGGGTCGATGCCGGCGCCTCCCGATACGATATCGAGATAACCGTCACGATTGAGGTCGGCCAGGCGCACGCCGCCGTAGGCGGATCCGAGCGAAAGATTGGTTGGCGCTTCGAAGCCGGATTCACCACCCCATTGAATGGCGATACCGCTCTGTTCATGATCGACGCCCGAGATGAACCGGTCCTCGCAGAAAAGCAGATCAACCGCTCCATCATCGTCCAGATCCGCGTGGCCATACCCGAAGACGTGATGGGTCTGGAATTCGGTTCGCCTGGTGATCGAGAAATTGCGGGTTCCGTCGCCCCAATAGACAGGGGATTTCTGGGGTCCGTCGCGAAAACCACCCTCGTATTGCAGGAAAACAATATCGTCCCATCCGTCGTTGTTCACGTCGCCGAGGGCGTTGGCCACGGATCCTTCAGTCCGCAGCTGGGAGTGGTTCCCGAAGCGATAGGAACCTCCCTCGTTCCAGAAAATATAGGAGAGGAGGGTCAGCTCGTTGGTGACGCGGCCGTTGCTGATGACGATCTCTGGCCGCCCGTCACCATTCAGGTCGCCCGCACTGACGCCGCTGGCGCCGAGCGTCGGCAGGCTGAGCGGTTCCCGGGTGGTGAAGTCGCCGCCGTCGGAATAGTAAACATGGGAATCGGTCCACGTTGCTCCGCCCGGGGTCGCAAAGTCCGCGATGACCACGTCGTCCCGGCCATCGCCGTCGACATCGGCGAAGATGGCCTCCTTGGGCCGGGAGGCATCAAGGAAGACCGCGTCCGAGGGCTCAAAGCGGCCTTCGCGACCGTAGAGGAGGGCGACCCGGTCAACCAGGCAGATCAGCAGATCGAGGTCCCCGTCCCCGTCCGCATCACCGAGCGCCACGCTCTGCCCGGCAAAGGGCATGGCCTGCCGCCCCGCCGAATTGGCAAACGCATCCTTCGATGACAAGAGCGTCCAGGTCATGCCGGCGGCGATCATCACAAGATCATCGCGTCCGTCGTGATCGAGGTCGGCGGCGGCGAC carries:
- a CDS encoding TonB-dependent receptor; translated protein: MNTRSIRHMFVLGLLALSTSLSSRAGDIIGYVKDANTGRNLPGVNVKIPGTNRNTTTDREGRFRFGDLDAGNYAVQAEFMGYDQVSKTIAVPGIGTVNLDITVGEEVVELEAVEVEGYREGRSLALQQKRTAENIRDILSSDSVGQMPDRNVADALVRLPGVAVQMDNGEGRFVSIRGIAPDLNNVTVNGATVANPGVDGRAGRAMPLDVIGSAQISQLEVIKTNTPDMDAQGLGGTVEIKTVSAFDREKGWFTGSLEGAYNEQPDRYGYSGQVQWADRIGADKKWGIAIGASYEFRPFKNDSIMLRWDRDDFLTDYNNDGVFEGEAEDYPYAVDLSIDPEEGERTRVGLNTRIEFRPDENTEFYLNGIWNQFSEKVDKLEVVLGGDRLDYDEDQDYLTDGGSRDDRLEPFLTSPTTLWFPSTDAIDQRIGLEDREQTLINLTLGGRKRWNSFTLSGELTYSNAKENLKQEGQIQFRGRSGNDASMVMRDGDAVINDFNGTALPFFLDPEGDGLRYDEDNQRLAEIDGPTGGDPVPVLFDMSGELPNLTLPRQVAVDGSRWAHRRNRIDSSLVEENTYIPRVDLQWDTDSFLGTENSGFLKGGIKYFSRNRTIDDNSFRPNFCDESVDLQECLDRGDILFRRGNPIRPSAAAFPGLVVPGQEVLGQYNSVSQLSFEPAWDSSMGGFDPRNNNTLYPWAFDSVESSENNIEDDYDLDEKITALYLMFSTDLGEKFTLIGGVRYEKTDVDIAANTWIRFDDFGEDIEPPCANYDPNADSNFCLESSESNFDYTDFFPSIQGIYRFNNNLQLRAAFTTTTGRPNFEDAAPITRMETELAEARQYDDEGALVEVGEIEARARIRNPELQPYYSKNFDVSIEYFTDWGGAFSVAAFYKDIADPIFSFSTDDRYDTELDISNPDFANNFTVADAVAVVEDSCNCDVSSSFLPQDDAVARLRMEGWDNAEGGKVSGIELSAGMPLFFLPDFLDGLGVDANVSFIDSEIDILERQDDEEKTPFFQQPSTIANVALWYQRSGWQARIAWRYQDESFNEVSDPNDNFGDLYKAPRSQFDAQASYRFNENWTAYVNVKNLTNERDVRWFGNTSSRINKVEEFGRTWRLGVRWNY
- a CDS encoding thioredoxin domain-containing protein, with translation MATLRFIRKAAVIGFTLLLSIGFSESTPSDTQSAIETLDSNTIEDFDFGIPTVHSLGSADAPLVLIEFSDYHCAHCSLFHEMVFPNVLSQYIDTGKVFYVALHFPSKKYPIASTAAEAAYCAGEQGRFWEMRELLFANSLFLSEDEITEIARGLAIHMGDYEDCMRSGAYRELVAAEKRCGQNSGVTVTPSFILAQKQGQHADNGRVIKGLLKWSKFEAEILEMLKIADENP
- a CDS encoding MauE/DoxX family redox-associated membrane protein yields the protein MNCKVVFLLRCLLGGIFIWAGLVKVGGPMDFLVSIYGYDLGLPETPVRITVVVLPWIEILSGIAIVTGIWQQAGLILSALMLAAFLAFTGQAWLRGLDISCGCFGSLLEEESILGSVQFAFLRNLVLMAITVTLLVRGRGQR
- a CDS encoding VCBS repeat-containing protein, coding for MANYQSEGGATWTDSLVFYSTLGRLSHNDVLRLPTLGASWVSARDLNEDGYPELVFSNANVTNQRSIFSYIYWNEEGRFRFGNHSQLPTAGSVANTVGDLNNDGAPDVVFFNDEGGFRDGASQTDLYWGDGTRSFAARPAVSFPTHQIFGIGQADLDDDGYVDLILTRENFIQGVAHEQSGITVHWGSDRGFQRTSEITSESSYGGVRIADINKDGFLDMLTGGTTFDPEYPETNGIPIHWGSADGFRRENRSIIPSRKEKTRGPLLADLDKDGWLDVAAQEENGTFSIWYGSAEGFDTGRHRTFELGRPDQLMYIQAADLNRDGWLDLLLPQRGPADGTETSSFIYYGGAEGFSNDRRATVASYVAYQNTIADLDRDGWLDLVLMAYGGEVSGNRPSLIYWGNQDGFSTRPRTELLSYGSSGSVALDFDRDGWLDLFFANHRRSGSTLVAEPHRHSTDSMLFWGGPNGYSDDRRFDIPSRGPSGLNLRDPGNSYDRGFYEDYISSGHHLPDREKPSSIDWEAESPFGTGVQFQIRTATSEAGLATSPWMGPDGAYTWWTEPGPIDNPLEGGWIQYRARLLSPNAGPSPVLSRVTLHFE
- a CDS encoding VCBS repeat-containing protein, producing MKNSCPENDHRTYRPSNRPFCRRPFEAGLFALSLCLLNLTPEIRAASTWTEETFEGFSDGTFLDGGSNLYVSARGRIQMISRWDLNQDGFVDLVVPSGHSQTEKENTYLYINRHGEVDARTRIELPGGGSSSGLVADLNKDGLNDLIVSNAADSHVKEVSSWIYWGTPTGFSAHQRTALPAFSGRMITSGDFNGDGWADLAIACEWMDPKGDSKGKVSLIYWNSPEGFDPAHRLTLPLDGEPARFVLTADLDGDEKDDLIVQTSERIHLLRSVDGAFATGVAKAHLEMAGDVLALGDFDADGARDLAIGRPETVTILYARDGRFSRDDSLELAVQMPRRLCAADVDRDGTTI